CGTGTCGGCGTCCGGGACCCTGGGCCAGATTATTCCCCCCAGCATCGTGCTGGTGCTCATCGGCGACATCGTGGGGGTGTCTGTGGGAGAGCTTTTCATCGGCGCGGTTTTCCCGGGTCTTCTTCTGGTGGGCCTTTTCATTGTTTACATCCTGGCCGCGGCCTTTTTAAGGCCCGGCGTGGCCCCGGGCGTTCCCCGGGGGGAACTGGCGGCCCTGGACCGGAAAACCTTTTTCGTGAAAATGGCCCGGTCTCTTTTTCCGCCTTTGTTTTTGATGATCTCTGTTCTGGGCTCCATCTTCGCCGGCGTGGCCTCCCCCACCGAGGCCGCCGCCGTGGGGGCCGCGGGGGCCATCGGGCTGGCGGCCGTCAACCGGAAGCTGAGCCTTGACATTTTGAGGGAAGTGATGGACTCCACCATGCGGCTGACGTGCATGGTGTTTATCATCCTGTGCGGGGCCGCCGCATTCGGCCTGGTTTTCCGTGGGCTCGGCGGGGACGGCCTGGTGAGGGATTTTTTGGGGTCCCTGGCCGCCGATCACAGCAAAGAGATGGTCCTTTTCATCGTCATGGCCCTGATTTTCGTCATCGGGTTTTTTTTGGATTTCATTGAGATCACCTTTATTCACGTGCCGGTTCTGGCGCCCATCATGATCGATTTCGGTTTTGACCCGGTGTGGTTCTGCGTGCTTCTGGCGCTCAACCTCCAGACATCCTTCATGACCCCGCCCTTCGGGTTTTCCCTGTTTTACTTAAAGGCGGTGACCCCGCCTGAGATCGTCATCGGCCATATTTACCGGGGGATCGTTCCCTTTGTGATTCTCCAGCTCATCGGACTGGCGCTTGTGGCCTTTTTCCCCCAGGTGGCCACCTGGCTGCCGAGAGTGGTGTTTGGCCCCTGATTTTTAAGCGAACCCTTAAAATTTTTTTTCAAAGAAAAGAAAGGAGGCGTTTCAATGGAAAGACGGGATTTTTTAAAAAAAGCGGGCGCGGGCGCCATCGCCGCCGCCGCGGCCGGCGCATGGGGCTGCGGAAAGAGGGAAGAGGCCCAAGAGACAAAGGCGGCGAGCCCCGGCAAAACCTATGAATGGAAGATGGTCACCACCTGGCCCCCCAAACTGCCGGTCCTTCAGGAGGGATGCGAGCGGTTCGCCAGGCGGGTGGAGGAGATTTCCGGGGGCCGGATTAAAATCCAGGTCTTTGCCGGCGGCGAGCTGGTTCCGCCCTTAAGCTGCTTTGACGCCGTGTCCGAGGGAACCGTGGAGGTGGGAAGCGGGGCCTCTTATTACTGGGCCGGAAAAGCCCCGGCCAGCCAGTGGTTCGCCGCCGTTCCCTTCGGCATGAACGGCCAGGGCATGTCGGCCTGGTTCCACGGGGGCGACGGGCTCAAGCTGTGGGAGGAGGTGTACGCGCCCTTTAACCTGGTTCCCCGCCCGGCCGGCTCCACCGGGGTCCAGATGGGGGGATGGTTCAACAAGAAAATTGAGAAGATCGAGGATTTCAAGGGCCTTAAAATGAGAATCCCCGGCCTGGGGGGCAAGGTCGTGGCCAAGGCCGGCGGAACCGTGGTTCTTTTGCCCGGCGGGGAGATTTTCACCTCCCTGGAGCGGGGGGTCATCGACGCCACGGAATGGGTGGGGCCCCTGCATGATCTCAGGATGGGCTTTCACCAGGCCGCCAAGTATTACTACTACCCGGGCTGGCATGAGCCGGGCACCTACCTGGAGTTTTTCTTCAACAAAACCGTGTTCGACTCCCTGCCGGAAGACCTCAAACAGGTTATCGAGGCCGCCTGCATGGAAAGCGAGACCTGGACCCTGTCCCAGTTCGACGCCCGGAACGGCGCGGCCTTAAAGACCCTCATTGAGGACAAAAAGGTCAGGCTCATGAAGTTCCCGGATTCGGTCTTGAGAAAGCTCAAGGCGCTGTCCCGGGAGGTCATCGCCGAGGAGGCCGCCAAAGACCCCCTGGCGAAAAAGGTGAGCGATTCCTTTGACAAATTTCAGAAGATGATGGGCGCCTGGGGGCGGTATTCCGAACAGGCGTATTACAATATCATCCAGGGCGGCTGAAGAGACACATATGCGGAAAATGAATCCCGGGGAGCGCGCCATTCTCGTCAGCGCCTCCTTCGGCCATGTGATGTGCCACGTGAACATGCTGGTGTTTCCGGCGCTGGCGCTTCCCCTGGCCGGGCGTTACGGCATGCCCCTGGCCCATGTCCTGGGGCTGTCGTTTCACATGTACCTGCTGTTCGGTTTGACGGCCCTTCCCTGGGGCATGGCCGCCGACCGGCTGGGCGGCCGCCTTCTGATGGCGGTCTTTTACGCAGGCTCCTGCCTGTCCTGCCTGTCGGCCGGGCTGTGGATGGATTCTCCCTTCCTGTTTTCCCTGTCCCTGTCGGCGCTGGGCCTTTTCGCCG
The DNA window shown above is from Candidatus Desulfarcum epimagneticum and carries:
- a CDS encoding C4-dicarboxylate ABC transporter, which produces MEYLPAWMFLALTLLLMAGFPVTFTLMGTALAFGFLGFGWNLFNLMPLRIWGVMNNVTLLAVPLFVFMGVMLERSGLAEELLDSMGMAFGRVRGGLAVSVVAVGALLGASTGIVGATVVTMGLLAVPAMLKRGYQKELATGTVSASGTLGQIIPPSIVLVLIGDIVGVSVGELFIGAVFPGLLLVGLFIVYILAAAFLRPGVAPGVPRGELAALDRKTFFVKMARSLFPPLFLMISVLGSIFAGVASPTEAAAVGAAGAIGLAAVNRKLSLDILREVMDSTMRLTCMVFIILCGAAAFGLVFRGLGGDGLVRDFLGSLAADHSKEMVLFIVMALIFVIGFFLDFIEITFIHVPVLAPIMIDFGFDPVWFCVLLALNLQTSFMTPPFGFSLFYLKAVTPPEIVIGHIYRGIVPFVILQLIGLALVAFFPQVATWLPRVVFGP
- a CDS encoding conserved hypothetical protein (Evidence 4 : Unknown function but conserved in other organisms) yields the protein MERRDFLKKAGAGAIAAAAAGAWGCGKREEAQETKAASPGKTYEWKMVTTWPPKLPVLQEGCERFARRVEEISGGRIKIQVFAGGELVPPLSCFDAVSEGTVEVGSGASYYWAGKAPASQWFAAVPFGMNGQGMSAWFHGGDGLKLWEEVYAPFNLVPRPAGSTGVQMGGWFNKKIEKIEDFKGLKMRIPGLGGKVVAKAGGTVVLLPGGEIFTSLERGVIDATEWVGPLHDLRMGFHQAAKYYYYPGWHEPGTYLEFFFNKTVFDSLPEDLKQVIEAACMESETWTLSQFDARNGAALKTLIEDKKVRLMKFPDSVLRKLKALSREVIAEEAAKDPLAKKVSDSFDKFQKMMGAWGRYSEQAYYNIIQGG